GATAGAGACTCATCTCATCAACGCCGGCCGGTACGCGCAACAGACCGGAAAGCCGAGACGCATCAATAAATCGACGCCAGACCGGCAAATAGAATTTCTCGCGAAGGTAGTCAAAGATACGGCGATAATGCGCAACCGTCTCAACCAGTTCTTGCCGTTGCGCGGAATACGTGCCGTTGTAGTTCTTGGCGATACTGGAAAATCTCGTGCCGGTCCCGGACGCAATGGCCCGCAGTTGTGAATTGCGGAATAGCTCAAGATTCGGATTCGGGCGTTTCGAGTCGATAACGCCGACATCCTCACCCGGCTGTAATCCGTCGAAGATTAAACCAGGTTCCATTGAAAATGAACGGCTCCCGGTTTGGCTCTCTTCGCCAGTCGTAGTGACGGTATCCGATAGCGCCGAATCGCGCTTGATGAAAGCAGTGAGTGCGGCGGCAACTCGCGCGGCAATTCGCTCGCTCTCTTCGTAATCTTTCAGATCATCCAGCCGGGTCAGCACGCCATGGAAAATAGATACACCGCGCGTTTGGTGTAGCCGTTTCACCAATTTAAGGTGCACCACGTTTTCGGCGCGAAGAAAAACCGTATCGAATCTTGAGCCGGGAAGAATCAGTGAGCCGGGATGCTGCTTGAGAACGTAATAGCCAATCGCGCGACCCCAGCCGTCTTTTTGCACGCCGTGAACGATCAGCCGAGATGCGTCGGTTAGATCGAAGGGCACAAAATCAGATTCGAGCCATTCCAGCGCATAAGGGATTCGGCTGGTGTACGGCGCAACGGGCTTATTGACGTGTTGAGCAAATACCTCTCCATCCCGAAGAAAAGAGCGACAGACAATCCGCTCCATTTCGCTGCCTGGAAGTTCGCCGGTCACTTCTGGGTATTGCCAAAACTCTTCCCACAACTCGGCAAGCTGCTTATTGAGGTCCGTCGCCGGATCGCGAGTGCGCGCATTTCTGGCCATCGGCTCGATACCTGCGCCCGCGCCGATGATGTTCGTTACCAGATCGTCAAGGATGCCAATCGCTAGATCGTGGTTTTCGTCCAGCCACCGGCCATACTCGCGCAAGTTGCCCTTGGCGCGGTCCATGACAGCATCCGCGCTTGCCGAGTTGCCGCGCCTTGGATGCTGAGAGGTAGCGGTGGCGGCGTCGTAGTAGCGTTTTGCGCTGGCCAGCCGTCCGAGTGCCAGCATCCGGGAAGCCGCCCAGGACGGCGCAACGTAGGCAATCAGACGGGTTAGCGCGTCCATGTCGCCACCGCGTAGGGCTTCCCAGTTGCCGATCCCGTGGCCTCAGCGATGGCCGCTTGGAGTTGCCCGATATAGGCTTTGAGTCGGGGGAGTTCTGCTGGGGAGAACGATAGGCGCTTGTCGCCGGTCGCAATTGTGACCGCGCGCTTGCCGATGGCAAGTTCCTGCATCGCGGTCTGAGCATCGCTCAGCCACGTTTGCAAGGTTGCTACGGGGATACCGGTAAATATTGACATTCCATGCTTACAACACAAAAAAATGGAATGTCAAGCATCAAAAAACCCGCCATGGGGCGGGTCTGGATATGCAGTTGGATTCAGCGAAGCGGGCCATGTTTGGCTCTAACGTAGGTTCCTTGATTTCTGGAATCCCAAACCACACGGCCTTTTGCGCGATGCTTAGCTGACACTTGATCGGCTTTCAGCCTGGCATGGTACGACTCTTTAGATTCGTTCTTTTTGCGCTCCATGCTCAAAACCCCGGATCGTCAGTCGAACTCGGCACAGTCGGCTTGTCCACCAGAAAATCCTCAAGGCTTGCGCCTTCTTCCTGTTTCTTCTTCAGCCATCCAGGCATCTTCCCGCGCCCGGCCCAGGTGTTCTCCGGCTTCGCCGGGTCCCGGTACTTCGGCGTCGAAGGGTTGGCAACCTTGGCCGGTTGCGGTTGTAACGCGGCGAGTTCGGCTTCCGTTGCCGCCGCTCTGGCCTTGTCGGCTTCAACTTGGGCCTTCAGTTCCTCGATGCGCTCTTCGCGCCTCTGCTCCAACGCCACTTGGACCTCACCGGCATATTCGGCAATGGAATCGGCGATATACCGAAGATCGCCGAAACTCATGCCGTCCAGCGTCGGCAGGATCAGCCGGCGCTCGATGGGAATCGGCGCGTCGCCCATGATCGTATTTTCAGTAGCAATGGAATGCTGTCCAAGAAACATGTCTTAGCCCTCCATCGGAATCAAGCAGCTTTCACGATCGAGCCCAGCCATCCATGCCGGCGCTTTGCCGCGACCGGTCCATGTCTGCGTAGGGTCGCTTGGATTGCGATACTTTGGCGGAAGAGTAGATTGGCCGCGCTTTTTCTTCGCCGGCTCTTCCTGCTTCGCGGGCGGCTTCATCGCCATCAGTTCGGCGCGGCGAGCATCGAGCTTTGCAAGCTCTTCATCGAGACGCTTCAATAGCTCGGCCTCGATTTCTTTTGCCTGAACCAGTAGTTCATCAGTTGTTGCCATCGTCAAATCCATTACATTACCTTTCTGTAAGCGCCGAATATAGCGCGATTACAATATAGGAAATCGGATTAATCTTTGCAATACCCGCGATTGCAATAAAAGTGATTATTCTCTTTTCCGCGCTTTCCGGCTTGCTCCCTGGACATAATCCCTGTAGCCAAGGCGCGGGCGATACCCGTTGCAGTCTCCCCGAAACGCTCTAACCGATGGTAGAGCGCACCAGGGCTAATGTGATGGGATCGAGCTAGGTCTGTGAATCGCCAGCGGTGCTGTTGGTATTCGATGAATCGCGCCATCGTTCGGCCTCGATAATGATGGTTCGGCAGTTTTCGTCAAACTCCACAACATCCGACATCGGCCCGTGCTGGCCCCAAACTTTCAGCGGTTTCCAATCGGATGCCAGCAAAAGCGCTTGCAACTGGAAAGAGGTGTAATGCCGCTGATGAAACGGCGCGGTTTCCGGTGAATACGGCACCACATTTTCGTTGGGTACGTCGGCTATGCTCAAGCGCATAAATAGTATCAACTCCCGGCTGTTGTGCCATGATATAGCTACCGTAGCCGATGCCAGACCCGCAATCGATAACCACGCCGTGAACTTTGCTGGCTGCAAAAGCATAGCGGTATCGATGATCCGGCTGTATCTCTTCCAGCGTCTCAGCCACTTGACGCTCGCCAGATAGGAGCGCCGTGGTTTCTTCGGTCCCGCCTTGTCCCGTCATCGCCCGGAAGCGCGCGCGATTGGCTGGAATAACCAGTGGGTTGTCTTTGTACCCGTAAACGAACCCGCGCTGATTGATGCCGAGAAACCCAGATTGTTCGGGAGCCATGCACACAAGACCCGCGCGCTCCATCACGCCTACCCAATAGGCGACATTCACATGGCCATCCTCAACCGCGCCGTTCTTATGGTCTGAATAATCCGCGCCGAATACCCGCAGTTCCTTGACACCGATGAAAGCCGCGTAGACCACGATATAGGCAAGCGAGTTGTGCCACCAATTCGAGTGTTGCGGCTGGATGTTCTTTCGCAACCAGTCCCAAATTTCGTTCAACGGATACCGATAGACGTGATTTGGCCAGCCGTCCGAGTTGTCGCTTGTGATGATCGGCTTGTTGTGCTTCCAAAGGCTAGCGCCGTAACGCGGGAACTTATCCGCTTCGCCTTGAATGTGGTCCATCACAAACAACAAATCGTGGTTAAAGACATTGACGCCACGGTTCAATGTCCAAATCTCATCACAGGTTGTCACTGCTTCAGATAAGTCATGCTGAAGCCATGCGCCTGCATAAACGTCGCGCGACTGCCCTAAAGCAACCAGCGCAACGGTTTTAGGGGTGTTTCCGGTCGGATGATGCCATTTCATCTTATCCATGGAGTGCCTGTTTGTCTGCGGATGAATGAACTGTTGCCAGTGCGGATTGTGGCTTTGGGAGCAGGAGCGGAATGAATAGGCCGAGAATGATCGATCGCGGTCCAATCAATAGGTCTTGCCAGTAAAGCAGCCAGCGCCAAAACGCGAATATCAAGCGCTTCATTCCTTCTGTTTGCAGGCAGAAACCATTCTCGAATGGGCCGGCCCTTAATATACTTCGTTCTGACTTGTTCAGCAGTCAGCATTTCAAAATAGT
The sequence above is drawn from the Vampirovibrionales bacterium genome and encodes:
- a CDS encoding H-NS histone family protein, whose protein sequence is MFLGQHSIATENTIMGDAPIPIERRLILPTLDGMSFGDLRYIADSIAEYAGEVQVALEQRREERIEELKAQVEADKARAAATEAELAALQPQPAKVANPSTPKYRDPAKPENTWAGRGKMPGWLKKKQEEGASLEDFLVDKPTVPSSTDDPGF
- a CDS encoding phage portal protein, yielding MDALTRLIAYVAPSWAASRMLALGRLASAKRYYDAATATSQHPRRGNSASADAVMDRAKGNLREYGRWLDENHDLAIGILDDLVTNIIGAGAGIEPMARNARTRDPATDLNKQLAELWEEFWQYPEVTGELPGSEMERIVCRSFLRDGEVFAQHVNKPVAPYTSRIPYALEWLESDFVPFDLTDASRLIVHGVQKDGWGRAIGYYVLKQHPGSLILPGSRFDTVFLRAENVVHLKLVKRLHQTRGVSIFHGVLTRLDDLKDYEESERIAARVAAALTAFIKRDSALSDTVTTTGEESQTGSRSFSMEPGLIFDGLQPGEDVGVIDSKRPNPNLELFRNSQLRAIASGTGTRFSSIAKNYNGTYSAQRQELVETVAHYRRIFDYLREKFYLPVWRRFIDASRLSGLLRVPAGVDEMSLYRPEIRPPQIPWIDPKKEIEAFQAMVEAGFRSRQQVIRDLGGDPATVDAQLMADPLDVRPPLDSQPKQQTPQEAPVQDQAA
- a CDS encoding H-NS histone family protein; the protein is MDLTMATTDELLVQAKEIEAELLKRLDEELAKLDARRAELMAMKPPAKQEEPAKKKRGQSTLPPKYRNPSDPTQTWTGRGKAPAWMAGLDRESCLIPMEG